From Phaenicophaeus curvirostris isolate KB17595 chromosome 2, BPBGC_Pcur_1.0, whole genome shotgun sequence:
TCCATCAGAGCTGTTTTGtgcttagttttgttttgtttttaattaacaaaACATTATTCAATTTGATAAGTTTGGAAgaactaaattaattttaattaatattattaCTTTCTTTCCAGTCTAGGTGTGCAGAGTCATGAAGATGTAAAAAATCATATCTCTCAAAATTAATTAAgaactaaattaattttaaaagcctgaCACAATTTCATGCGctagctgtttttttaaaacagatgttttgaagttatataaaatattaaaaatagccCAACTGtccagcattttattttgagtattttctttttttccccaaacatgTTTAGCATTACCAACTTGTTACTACTTAGATCaaccaagaaaatgaaagcttaATTAGAATACTTTTGACAacttatgtttatttttcaaaatacccAAGGGTTAAGTAAACTCTGTGCTTGGAATATTGTAAAAATTGTTCTGTTTGACAGTTATCAGCTGAGTTCTGGAACACCACATTTTGGGACACTTCTAATCCATCTTTAtataaaatatctatttttttacatataaaCTGAGTAACAATTAGTTTTGGCTTTCACCATTTAGTACCTGCTAATATCTATAAGGCAGCAGCAGTCCAATTAGAACTGATAGCATTATATTTATTGCCTAACAGGTGTTGCTGCTTGCTCTCTGACCTACTGATGGCTTGTCTAGAGAAGGGATTTTGCTTTTCTGGgtttctaaattaatttaattagtgAACCCCCCTCTTCTGAACCTACATTTTCTACTAGGCAGAAGATTGAATGTGGTGTCAGTGGAGGGTGAGCACTTGTCTTCATTTCTGAGCGAAAGGCAATCCTCAAAAGATGCTAGTCAACCACCACCTTCTGCATCTGAGATCTGAGAGGAGGGACCAGCACTCCTAGCAAGCTTGCAATGTCGCTTCTCTCGCAAGCAATTAGGCAGGTGAGGTCATACAGCCACCCCTGTCTGAATGACCATAAACAACCCATTTCCAGTCCCCAGCTAGTGCTTGCAAATGGGAAAAGGCAATTTCAGGTTCACTCTGTGGAACAGCCAACGCGGCTCTACGGCTGATCTCTTGGATGGTGTTGGAGAGAGGCCAGCGATACACCAGCAGATATGAGACAGCCTCATATGCTGAGCATCTCTGCTACTCAAAACACTCACAGAATTATCTTTCCCTCTTGTGCCTCATATTTACACTTCTCCCTACAGATGATCAAGGATATAAGCAGCTTTGGGAAGCAACTGCCTGCAGAAAACTCATAAGAAATGTAGGTTTCCTCTGGTACCCACCCGTTTCTGTTGGTCTCCTGTCAGGTGCAGGCTGGTGTGTTTTGAGGCCCCATATGACTGTTCAGTGTCCCACGGTAATTTCAGATGTGAACAAGTCAGTATCTAATTATAGGTACAGTAGTATTTTTACTATCTTTCCTGTACCCAACaagcatttttttgttaaaaccACCAGTCATGATTTTTAGACTCATTTACCGCCTATAGATTGAAGTGATTTTGGTGTACAGAGGAAGTCATTCAGCATAATCATATCTGTCTTTTACATGTAAGTTGTGAAACGATGCCTCAGAAATGGCATTAAAGGCAGTAACAAGCACAGTGGGATCCAAGGGACAGTGTGGTGTCGTTGATATTCAAGAGAACAGCCAACACGCTTTGATGAGCTCAGGAAGAGCCCGACCGTTGCCTGGGCTGATGGTGAAGCAAGTTCTCAGTCGTGTTTGATCTACTGCAAGCCGATTTAGACTTAGGGAGTTGAACAGGTCTACTTCTGTGTCTGTCTTCAACCACCTTAGAGTGGGAAAAAGCCCCGTCAGCAATCATATATGTCTCAGTCAGTTTTCGTACTTCTGTGCCACATCCTGTACTTTGCTATTCTGACTACAGTACTCCCTAAGAGCACGATATTGATTTActtttggaaaagacaaaggaagCCAACAGAAGTGTAGTCTTGTGCAAAGCAGACACGATAATAAATACTAGCTTAACTGCTCCCTCTAGTCTTTAAGAAACCAGTAGGAAATAAACTTTGATCTAAGACCTGTAATACCCACTTGTGTGTTTTTACACAGAGTGTGATTAAGCTCAAGTGCGTAAATCTTGGAAACAGCATGTGAGATCCTTGCACTTCTAAAGCAACATTCTCTTTCTCTTACTTCTCTTTGGACACGTTCTTGTTCCCATCAGAGAATGGGAAGCAGAAAattgaaagctgaaaaatagcTAAGCTATCAGTTGAAACTTAACAGAAGGTGCTGAGAtacaaagaagggaagaagaatcTACAGTCTGTCTCCTGTCCCTTTATTCACCTTAAAATACTCTTGCAGTAGCCAGGCAGACAGGAAAACCCATCCGTTTACCATGAGAAGTAGAAATAGTTACTATTCAATGTCTTCATATGAAAACTACCCCATACCTTCAGTTCCACAActtgtttccatttctttctgatttatCTAGCTTTattgtactttttaaaaatagggtGAGCAGTGGATAAAAACCTGCAAGTTACTGGTACGCCAAGTATAAAGTACAAACTGATCTGTACGTCTCCTAAACACAGTTCTCTAATAAAACCTCATTTATGTCTAGAAATGGGCCTGGCTTCCAGAATTCAGACTGTTACAATGCTAAGCTACTTGAAATACGGGAGCTCTTGTATGGCTCAATAAGagtgatttttctctctcttagtTATTAATCCTGTAGTGGTAGACAATCAACACCACTTCTTAGGGAGATAGCAATCAGCAGAAATCAATCTGTACAAGCCACAactacaaaaccaaacataaacTGGAACCACGCATGCACAAATGACTCGAGTAATTCTAACCACTTGTTTCTCTTGGAATCAAGATTATAAAGGCCACTAAAGAACAACAGCCATGGAGGGGCAAGGTTATCAGCTAGGCTGGTAAACCTGGATGTTCTCATGGGGAACTGAAATGTCTACCTAAGTTTTGGACTTTAATCACAAATCCCAGTGGCATTCAAAGTTTCTCTGGAGAATAAACTACTTCCTTTAATCATTTCCATTCCTAACTACAAGGCAATAAGATTTTGTCAAGCTGTGGACACCACAAGCAAAGACAACCAATAGGGCACAGATCACAGCATTGTCTAAAGCAGCCTAGCATGAGATTGGAAGCTGGGGATGAGAAAGTAAGGATGAGCCTTTTGACTATACGAACACGACACTCCTTCATGCACTGTAGTAGTTCTTACACCAGCATCCCTTTTTATTCATTACTACATTACAGttcttcttctctccttcatGCTGGCAGAGAGCCAGGAAACACCACCTAAATACACAAGCTCAGCCCTCCCATATACTTCCTCTCTTACTACTGAAGCTTAATGTACTCTCAAGTAAACACACACATTATCACCACCACAAATGTAGTTTAATCCTGCTGAGTATACAGACATATACTAGGTAATACAAAATACTACATGCACAAAATTGTCAAATTTTCTGAGGgttcaaaaataattatttgttacattattttttccccattgcttttctcatttctgctgctgcatgaacatgtatttcttctttgaatCATTTAGCTGATCAGACAATTTTCTATGAGTTCTTACTGTGTTTGGGTAACAGAGAGTGTTGCACCAAGTTACTTCAAATGCAATCCATAAACTTTGCAGGACAAACACCACAGAGCATATCCACAGAGTGACTAGCCTATTTATTATGTGCACACTGCACACCTTATATATGAAATAATCCGATGTTTCAGTGCGCTATTTAATACTTTAGCTAATACTGGCTGTGTCAACACAACAGATAAGCTTCTTCTCAGATCCAAAATGTACCTTAAATCGCCATGTGTCAACACCTAAACCTCTCAGCACTGTTCACCTTAGAGCCAAGCATTTCACTTCTGTCGTTTAAAAATTATGATTGGTGCTCAAGTGCTCTGTGTTGATGCAGGAATTAAAAGTGGTTGTTCAGGCTCTGTTCCCATTAAAATAAGCTGAGCAAGTCCCTTCTGCCATCCCAGTTTCTAGGGGAGTGAATTGCAAACAGCAGTCTCTCCCCTCTTCTCAAATCCAGGAGTAGCATCCATACAGGGACtttatgtttttaaagcatTGTATATATCCTGATATCAGGAAACTTTCTCAAGGATACACTATGGGTATGTGAGAAGGAAAGGATGTGGATTATCTGTACGAGAATATTGCCTGCCTTCTAGATTGGTTTTAACACGATGAAATATATCTGGGCATCGGTGTGGTCCCTGAATTCCAGCTCAGTGGCTTAACTGCAAACCCCATACTTTTACTGTCTCATGCTGAAGAGGTGAAAATGGAAACCCTACGCTTCTAGCGAATGGCACAGCTCTCCCTTCCATGCTGGTATTAATGTCAACAAAAACCTACAGTTATATCCAGCTAAAACCTCAGTAATGTGCAGATTCCCTTCCCCCTTGGAGATCCATTAGACAAAACCAACATAACTCTCTTGATATTTTTATAAGCcttctttggaaacaaaatcagtattaacttttttttaaagggcaaCTGACTGCAGATTATACAGATTTTCCAAAACACTTGCACTGATGATCAGTCGacttaaatgaggaaaaaaaaaaagatgtggtcAGCTACCTAAAAAGAAGCTGGCAACGGTACCTTTGAAAGCCACTCAAAATCACAGATGCGTAACAGAGCAGTCTGTCAGAAGAGATAGTAATTCGACATATGAAGAACAGTCCTTACTATTATCCAGCTCTCAAAGTATCTGGAAGTTTTGCTGTGGATTTAAATATTGGTGGAGAAAACATTTGCAGCAGAAAACAGGGGCACAGACAGAGTAGGATTCTCAGAAGATCTGTTTATCTCTGCAAAGCCTTGCCCAGTTTTATACTTGAatgacataaaaaaagaaattgcgtGTGATGTTTTTATAGCAGCATCAGATCCACCATACACACACTCTCAAGTGGTTTACAAACTTGTTCCCATTTGGTAACATCGTTGCTCATGCCCTGGACTGTCGGCTCTTAGAGCTGTTCCCACAGCCCGCaccttttctgctcctttgtCTCCTTGTCCTTGCGTGTGTGGCTGTCACCAGAGGCTCTGGTCCacaggtgggagaagggaatCGGAGCCACTCAAGACACTGGAACATGAGCTGAACGTCTCTGCCAAAAACCCATCCCGTCTTTTGTTTTAACCTGTCTCTTGACTGCTCACGTAGGACTCCCGGGTTTGGTGACCGTCAATTACAAAGGAAGATAAACCCACCAAAGATACTCGGTCAGTTACCCCAACACATTTATCAAGGACTATCCCGAGAGCACAGCACCAGCTTACAGCTGAAGGTAAATGGATGCACAGCTCGTTGAAACCTAGTTCTAGCGTAActatagagaaaagaaaaagatgaagcaaCCTTACAGAAACACCCAGTCTTCTTCTTTCAGTACCGGAGGCCAGAAACGGGACAGAAAGTCACTAACGCCGGGCGCGACCGGCACACGGAGCCCCGGCCGGACCGGGGCCGCCCGTGCGGGCTCCGGACGCTGCAAGCGGAGCGAGagcggctcggctcggctcggctcggctcggctcggctcggctcggctcggctcggctcggcggATGCCCCCGCGGGGCCGGGTCAGCTCCGCCGTTACCGCGCGACCCCCGAGGACCCGCGGCGGGGCGGCTGCCTCCCCCGTCCCCAGGCAGGATGCGCATCCCCCCTCGGGGCAGCCCGCAGGACTGAGAAGGGAGTCAGCGCCGGCACCTACCGGTGTtagcggcggggggcggcggcaggagcagcggcagcagcagcagcggcagcaggcagcccgccccccggccccgccggcccGTGCCCATCGGCGCTCACATCGCCCGGCCCGGCGCCGCCGCGCGGGGGGAAGGAGGCGCCGTGCGGCGGGGGAGGAGCGGGAGGGGGAGCCGGAGCCGGAGCAGCGAGCGGGGGCGGGGGGTCCCGCCGGCTCCCAGCCTCCTGCGGCGCCCCTGGGCGCTGTCGCTGATGAGTAACTCTCCCCGCTCGAAGCCGCCGTGAGACGCAGGCGGGATGCTGTGGTCCTTCCACCCCCGCTTTGTTTTTGCAGGGGGAGCTAAAGGTGCTACGTCTTTGATTCTTCGGGTGtctgatttcatagaatcatagaatcaccaggttggaagagacccaccggatcatcgagtccaaccattcctatcaaacactaaaccatgtcccttagcacctcgtccacccgtgccttaaacacctccagggaaggtgactcaaccacctccctgggcagcctgttccagtgcccaatgaccttttctgtgaagaagtttttcctaatgtccagcctaaacctctcctggtggaacttgaggccattctctcttgtcctgtcccctgtcacttgggagaagaggccagcaccctcctctctacaacctcctttcaggtagttgaagagagcaatgaggtctcccctcagccttgaaattaatttccccCATTACTTTGCATTAAATTGTGAGTTTGAGCATGGGAAGGGGCTGTGAAGCCTCTGTCCTTGGAGgtaaagaggaggctgaggggagaccttactgcttttcacaaccacctgaaaggaggttgtagcgaggtgggttctggtctcttctccaagtaACGAGCGAttggacaagaggaaatggccttaagttgcgccaagggaggtttaaactgcatatttagaaaagaaaatatttcctgaaagaCTGGTGAAGCATGGGAATAGGCTGCCccaggaagtggtggagtcaccatccctagaggtgttcaaaaaatgtgtagatgtggtacttggggacatgttttagtaggcatagtggtgttgggctgacggctGGACAGCacgatcttagaggtcttttccaaccttagtgattctatgattctgtgagcaCCTTGTTCCACCCTGGTTGGACTAGGTAGTCTGCAAAGGTGCGTTCTCACCTCAGCAGCTCTATGATTGTGAGAAATAACACAGGTTTGTTGCATTTGGAGCTCTTGCTGACTTTATGTGAGGCTACTCAGTGCCAGGGTCAGTAAGAGCAGAAGGAGGTGAGAAAACCTGAGAGGGAGCATGCTGGGCTTGTGGGGTGGTATGAACTGAATACTTGGAAAGACTCCAGCAGATGAAAGTGCTGTGACACAgacccttctcctcccctcagATGGAACCCTGCGAGCTCCTTTCCTGCCATCTGATCTGATTTGCTGTCCTCCcagttgttttcttcccttcctgctTATCTCCTCCATCCTGGCAGCCTTTtgcctgtttttgttttttctcagtcCTTTCATCACTATTTACCTCCCTGCCATTTCCCTCTATGGTGGGGCAACCTCCCACCTTGGGCCAGTTGCCGATCCAGGGTAAGTCAGGCGTGTTGGGGGAAATAATTCCCATTGTGAAGGTGCAGTGAGTCTGTGTGTTAAGGCACTCCTGTATCTATCCGAAACTGCTGtgctttggaagggacctccatgGCCTGAGAAAGGGACTGATAATCAGTCACCTCCTGCCAGCCTGGCACACCTGCCACCTGAATTGTAGCAATGAGACTGAAACTGTACAATATGGAAAGTACTGGAATTATATACTTGGTAGTGCTGTGGTTAACTAAT
This genomic window contains:
- the LOC138717350 gene encoding another transcription unit protein-like → MKQPYRNTQSSSFSTGGQKRDRKSLTPGATGTRSPGRTGAARAGSGRCKRSESGSARLGSARLGSARLGSARRMPPRGRVSSAVTARPPRTRGGAAASPVPRQDAHPPSGQPAGLRRESAPAPTGVSGGGRRQEQRQQQQRQQAARPPAPPARAHRRSHRPARRRRAGGRRRRAAGEEREGEPEPEQRAGAGGPAGSQPPAAPLGAVADE